The Streptomyces sp. NBC_01275 genome has a segment encoding these proteins:
- a CDS encoding S1C family serine protease, protein MDEGKPREASGGSAAGGEQVTGASSDRPAGDSGDGDYELSRPVSTGAATAATAAAATEAGEPVEAVAVGESGEAVEPVSLSSADVGRPKPLHDPDPYSTPPYGEPGPWAPAPPVQHPAVTPAHGTTASAPVPPPAPQPVPPPVPGAAVPPAPGAPAPAPVYTDPPPVPSAPVPTPDPGAAPDSVPPADPWHRYDPWAAAPVPQGGHGQQPLQQTGAAVLSEGQRRRRVRKGLAVGALALALVSGIVGGAVGVYLERNGGLNGVELPQASAEPTGRASDSVAGIAARALPSVVTLHVTGSQESGTGTGFVLDSLGYILTNNHVVEPAGGDGEISVVFNGGQTAKAEVVGRDSGYDLAVVKVGGVKGLKPLFLGNSDNVQVGDPVVAIGAPFDLEGTVTSGIISAKERPITAGGESGDGSDVSYVDALQTDAPINPGNSGGPLLDAQGRVIGINSAIRSAADGSDTAEGQAGSIGLGFAIPINQGKRVAEELINTGKATHPVIGVTLDLDYAGDGARVGSKGGDGGAPVTVGGPGDRAGIRAGDVITEVDGQRVHSGEELIVKTRAHRPGDRLELTIERGGQERTLSLVLGSADGS, encoded by the coding sequence ATGGACGAGGGGAAGCCCAGGGAGGCCTCCGGCGGTTCGGCGGCCGGGGGTGAGCAGGTCACCGGGGCGTCGAGCGATCGGCCTGCGGGCGACAGCGGCGACGGCGACTACGAACTGAGTCGCCCGGTGAGCACGGGTGCGGCCACGGCTGCGACTGCCGCTGCGGCCACCGAGGCGGGGGAGCCGGTCGAGGCGGTCGCCGTAGGCGAGTCGGGCGAGGCGGTCGAGCCGGTGTCCTTGTCTTCGGCTGACGTCGGGCGTCCCAAGCCTCTGCACGACCCCGACCCCTACAGCACCCCGCCGTACGGCGAACCGGGCCCCTGGGCCCCCGCACCGCCCGTACAGCACCCGGCGGTCACCCCCGCCCACGGCACGACGGCGAGTGCGCCCGTGCCCCCGCCGGCGCCCCAGCCCGTGCCCCCGCCCGTGCCGGGCGCGGCAGTCCCGCCGGCGCCCGGAGCCCCCGCGCCGGCTCCCGTCTACACGGACCCCCCACCCGTGCCGTCGGCCCCCGTTCCGACGCCCGACCCCGGCGCCGCACCGGACTCCGTGCCGCCCGCCGATCCCTGGCATCGCTACGACCCCTGGGCCGCCGCCCCCGTCCCGCAGGGTGGTCATGGTCAGCAGCCGCTTCAGCAGACCGGCGCCGCTGTGCTCAGCGAGGGGCAGCGGCGTCGGCGGGTGCGGAAGGGGCTGGCGGTGGGGGCGTTGGCGCTCGCCCTGGTCTCCGGGATCGTCGGCGGGGCCGTAGGCGTGTATCTCGAGCGGAACGGGGGGCTGAACGGGGTCGAGCTGCCGCAGGCCTCCGCGGAGCCCACCGGGCGGGCGTCGGACAGCGTCGCCGGGATCGCCGCCCGGGCGCTGCCCAGCGTCGTCACCCTGCATGTCACCGGCAGTCAGGAGTCCGGCACGGGCACCGGCTTCGTGCTCGACTCGCTCGGCTACATCCTCACCAACAACCACGTCGTGGAGCCCGCCGGAGGCGACGGCGAGATATCCGTCGTCTTCAACGGCGGCCAGACCGCGAAGGCCGAGGTGGTCGGCCGGGACAGCGGTTACGACCTAGCCGTCGTGAAGGTCGGCGGAGTGAAGGGACTGAAGCCCCTCTTCCTCGGCAACTCCGACAACGTCCAGGTCGGCGACCCGGTCGTCGCCATCGGCGCACCCTTCGACCTCGAGGGCACCGTCACCTCCGGCATCATCAGCGCCAAGGAACGGCCCATCACGGCCGGCGGCGAGAGTGGCGACGGCAGCGACGTGTCGTACGTGGACGCGTTGCAGACGGACGCGCCCATCAACCCGGGCAACTCCGGCGGCCCCCTCCTCGACGCGCAGGGCCGGGTGATCGGCATCAACTCCGCCATCCGCTCCGCCGCCGACGGCTCGGACACGGCCGAGGGGCAGGCCGGGTCCATCGGCCTGGGCTTCGCCATCCCCATCAACCAGGGCAAGCGGGTCGCCGAGGAGCTGATCAACACCGGCAAGGCGACCCACCCGGTCATCGGCGTCACCCTCGACCTGGACTACGCCGGCGACGGCGCCCGCGTGGGGAGCAAGGGCGGCGACGGCGGCGCCCCGGTCACCGTGGGCGGCCCCGGCGACCGGGCCGGCATCCGGGCGGGGGACGTCATCACCGAGGTCGACGGCCAGCGCGTCCACTCCGGTGAGGAGCTGATCGTCAAGACGCGCGCCCACCGCCCCGGAGACCGCCTGGAGCTGACGATCGAGCGCGGCGGCCAGGAGCGCACGCTCTCCCTGGTCCTGGGCTCCGCCGACGGCAGTTGA
- a CDS encoding sec-independent translocase, protein MFNDIGPLELVTIVVLAVLVFGPDKLPKVIQDVMRTVRKIREFSESAKADIRSELGPEFKDFEFEDLNPKTFIRKQLDNDELGLKEIRNGFDLKKEMAEVTDSVHGRDTDASAAGSSGASDTSGGRIDMTKKPEDPGKDDRPPFDADAT, encoded by the coding sequence GTGTTCAATGACATAGGACCGCTCGAGCTGGTGACGATCGTCGTCCTGGCCGTGCTCGTCTTCGGTCCGGACAAGCTCCCGAAGGTCATCCAGGACGTGATGCGCACCGTCCGGAAGATCCGTGAGTTCTCGGAGAGCGCCAAGGCCGACATCCGCAGCGAGCTGGGGCCGGAGTTCAAGGACTTCGAGTTCGAGGACCTCAACCCCAAGACCTTCATCCGCAAGCAGCTGGACAACGACGAGCTGGGGCTGAAGGAGATCCGCAACGGCTTCGACCTGAAGAAGGAGATGGCCGAGGTCACGGACTCCGTCCACGGCCGTGACACGGACGCCTCCGCGGCGGGTTCGTCGGGCGCGTCGGACACGTCCGGCGGCCGGATCGACATGACGAAGAAGCCCGAGGACCCGGGCAAGGACGACCGCCCGCCCTTCGACGCCGACGCCACCTGA
- a CDS encoding DUF1003 domain-containing protein translates to MAPERESGGGRGERTPAGATAATRSRPRLDQPRAPRRRLLPEWDPEAFGRLSERIARFLGTGRFIVWMTIVIIVWVLWNIFAPRDLRFDNYPFIFLTLMLSLQASYAAPLILLAQNRQDDRDRVNLEQDRKQNERSIADTEYLTREIAALRIGLGEVATRDWIRSELQDMVKELEERGNGRVVFPAERSERSRGRDVEDR, encoded by the coding sequence ATGGCTCCTGAGCGGGAGAGCGGCGGCGGGCGCGGCGAGCGCACCCCGGCCGGGGCCACGGCCGCCACGCGGTCCCGCCCGCGGCTGGACCAGCCGCGGGCGCCCCGGCGCCGGCTGCTGCCCGAGTGGGACCCGGAGGCCTTCGGACGGCTGTCGGAGCGGATCGCGCGGTTCCTGGGCACGGGACGGTTCATCGTCTGGATGACGATCGTCATCATCGTCTGGGTGCTGTGGAACATCTTCGCGCCGCGCGACCTGCGCTTCGACAACTACCCCTTCATCTTCCTGACGCTGATGCTGTCCCTCCAGGCCTCCTACGCGGCCCCGCTGATCCTGCTCGCGCAGAACCGGCAGGACGACCGCGACCGGGTCAACCTGGAACAGGACCGCAAGCAGAACGAGCGGTCGATCGCCGACACCGAGTACCTGACCCGGGAGATCGCCGCCCTGCGCATCGGTCTGGGCGAGGTCGCCACCCGCGACTGGATCCGCTCCGAGCTGCAGGACATGGTCAAGGAGCTGGAGGAGCGGGGCAACGGACGGGTCGTATTCCCGGCGGAACGGTCAGAACGGTCGAGGGGACGTGACGTAGAAGACCGGTGA
- a CDS encoding Mrp/NBP35 family ATP-binding protein, producing MATEDAVREALATVNDPEINRPITELGMVKSVEIGADGAVAVTVYLTVSGCPMRETITQRVTDAVGAVEGVTRVDVTLDVMSDEQRKELASALRGGQTEREVPFAKPGSLTRVYAVASGKGGVGKSSVTVNLAAAMAADGLKVGVVDADIYGHSVPRMLGADGLPTQVENMIMPPSAHGVKVISIGMFTPGNTPVVWRGPMLHRALQQFLSDVYWGDLDVLLLDLPPGTGDIAISVAQLVPNAEILVVTTPQQAAAEVAERAGSIAVQTHQKIVGVVENMAGLPCPHCGEMVDVFGTGGGQSVADGLTRTTGASVPVLGSIPIDVRLREGGDDGKPVVLTDPDSPAGAALRAIAGKLGGRQRGLSGLSLGITPRNKF from the coding sequence ATGGCTACGGAAGACGCGGTGCGTGAAGCACTGGCGACGGTGAACGACCCCGAGATCAACCGTCCCATCACCGAACTCGGGATGGTCAAGTCGGTGGAGATCGGCGCGGACGGAGCGGTCGCGGTCACCGTGTACCTGACGGTCTCGGGCTGCCCCATGCGCGAGACGATCACGCAGCGCGTGACCGACGCGGTCGGCGCGGTGGAGGGCGTCACGCGCGTCGACGTCACGCTCGACGTGATGAGCGACGAGCAGCGCAAGGAGCTGGCGAGCGCGCTGCGCGGCGGCCAGACCGAGCGCGAGGTGCCGTTCGCCAAGCCCGGCTCGCTCACCCGCGTCTACGCGGTCGCGTCCGGCAAGGGCGGCGTCGGCAAGTCGTCGGTGACCGTGAACCTGGCGGCGGCGATGGCGGCGGACGGCCTGAAGGTCGGGGTCGTGGACGCCGACATCTACGGCCACAGCGTGCCGCGCATGCTGGGCGCGGACGGCCTTCCGACCCAGGTCGAGAACATGATCATGCCGCCGTCGGCGCACGGCGTGAAGGTCATCTCCATCGGCATGTTCACCCCGGGCAACACGCCCGTCGTCTGGCGGGGCCCGATGCTCCACCGCGCCCTCCAGCAGTTCCTCTCGGACGTCTACTGGGGCGACCTGGACGTGCTGCTCCTGGACCTCCCGCCGGGCACCGGCGACATCGCGATCTCGGTGGCCCAGCTCGTCCCGAACGCCGAGATCCTCGTCGTCACCACGCCTCAGCAGGCGGCGGCCGAGGTCGCCGAGCGGGCGGGCTCGATCGCCGTCCAGACCCACCAGAAGATCGTCGGCGTCGTCGAGAACATGGCCGGCCTGCCCTGCCCGCACTGCGGCGAGATGGTCGACGTCTTCGGCACCGGCGGCGGACAGTCCGTGGCCGACGGCCTGACCCGCACGACGGGCGCGTCCGTCCCCGTCCTCGGCTCCATCCCGATCGACGTCCGCCTGCGCGAGGGCGGCGACGACGGCAAGCCGGTCGTCCTCACCGACCCCGACTCCCCGGCGGGCGCGGCCCTGCGCGCCATCGCGGGCAAGCTGGGAGGACGGCAGCGGGGCCTTTCGGGACTGTCCCTGGGGATCACTCCGCGGAACAAGTTCTAG
- the sigE gene encoding RNA polymerase sigma factor SigE, with amino-acid sequence MVGAPLDTTRADRGGAAAPVDRGGALRRFLGSAGRPKSVNDTAADPSHTAGFAAGQAQTATFSTDADGQAWTPPTWEEIVSMHSGRVYRLAYRLTGNQHDAEDLTQEVFVRVFRSLSTYTPGTFEGWLHRITTNLFLDMVRRKQRIRFDALGDDAAERLPSKEPTPQQAFNDAHFDADVQQALDTLAPEFRAAVVLCDIEGLSYEEIAATLGVKLGTVRSRIHRGRSQLRKALAHRSPKARAERRSFVPRVPALGGGGATA; translated from the coding sequence ATGGTAGGGGCTCCACTGGACACCACCAGAGCCGACAGGGGAGGTGCGGCCGCGCCTGTGGATCGGGGAGGAGCGCTGCGGCGCTTTCTCGGTTCGGCAGGTAGGCCGAAATCCGTGAACGACACCGCAGCTGACCCCAGCCACACCGCCGGCTTCGCCGCCGGTCAGGCCCAGACCGCGACCTTCTCCACCGACGCGGACGGGCAGGCGTGGACTCCGCCCACGTGGGAGGAGATCGTCAGCATGCACAGCGGCCGGGTCTACCGGCTCGCCTACCGTCTGACCGGCAACCAGCACGACGCCGAGGACCTCACGCAGGAGGTCTTCGTCCGCGTCTTCCGCTCGCTGTCGACCTACACGCCGGGCACCTTCGAGGGCTGGCTGCACCGCATCACCACCAACCTCTTCCTGGACATGGTCCGCCGCAAGCAGCGCATCCGCTTCGACGCCCTCGGCGACGACGCGGCCGAGCGGCTGCCCAGCAAGGAGCCCACCCCGCAGCAGGCGTTCAACGACGCCCACTTCGACGCGGACGTCCAGCAGGCCCTCGACACCCTCGCGCCCGAGTTCCGCGCCGCGGTCGTCCTCTGTGACATCGAAGGACTGTCCTACGAGGAGATCGCCGCGACCCTGGGCGTCAAGCTGGGCACGGTCCGCTCGCGCATCCACCGCGGCCGTTCGCAGCTGCGCAAGGCACTCGCACACCGTTCGCCGAAGGCGCGCGCGGAGCGCCGCTCCTTCGTGCCCCGCGTTCCCGCTCTGGGAGGAGGGGGCGCGACCGCGTGA
- a CDS encoding DNA-3-methyladenine glycosylase I: MSDGTALAGADGVLRCPWALSTPDYVTYHDEEWGRPVHGDGALFERLSLEAFQSGLSWITILRRREGFRAAFSGFGIADVAAFTDTDRERLLADAGIIRNRAKIDATIANARVLVGWAPGDLDELIWSHAPDPAARPIPKTLADVPAVTDESTALSKALKKRGLRFVGPTTAYALMQACGLVDDHLQACVARQG; the protein is encoded by the coding sequence GTGAGCGACGGCACGGCACTCGCCGGCGCGGACGGCGTGCTGCGCTGCCCCTGGGCGCTGTCCACGCCGGACTATGTGACGTACCACGACGAGGAGTGGGGCCGCCCGGTCCACGGCGACGGCGCGCTCTTCGAACGGCTCTCCCTGGAGGCCTTCCAGTCCGGCCTGTCCTGGATCACCATCCTGCGCCGCCGCGAGGGCTTCCGCGCGGCCTTCTCGGGCTTCGGGATCGCGGACGTGGCGGCCTTCACGGACACCGACCGCGAACGCCTCCTGGCCGACGCGGGCATCATCCGCAACCGCGCCAAGATCGACGCGACGATCGCCAACGCGCGCGTGCTGGTCGGCTGGGCGCCGGGCGACCTGGACGAGCTGATCTGGTCCCACGCCCCCGACCCGGCCGCCCGCCCGATCCCCAAGACCCTCGCCGACGTCCCGGCGGTGACCGACGAGTCGACGGCCCTGTCGAAGGCGCTGAAGAAGCGGGGACTGCGGTTCGTGGGCCCGACGACGGCGTACGCCTTGATGCAGGCGTGCGGACTGGTGGACGACCACCTTCAGGCGTGCGTGGCGAGACAGGGCTGA
- the folP gene encoding dihydropteroate synthase, which yields MLRLGGREFGVHEPVIMAIVNRTPDSFYDQGATFRDEPALARVEQAVSEGAAIIDIGGVKAGPGEEVTAEEEARRTVGFVAEVRRRFPDVIISVDTWRAEVGEAVCEAGADLLNDAWGGVDPGLAEVAARYGVGLVCTHAGGADPRTRPHRVTYDDVMADILRVTVGLAERAVGLGVPRESIMIDPGHDFGKNTRHSLEATRRLDEMVETGWPVLVSLSNKDFVGETLDRPVKERLLGTLATTAVSAWLGAQVYRVHEVAETRQILDMVATIAGHRPPTVARRGLA from the coding sequence ATGCTCAGGCTGGGCGGGCGTGAATTCGGGGTCCACGAGCCGGTGATCATGGCGATCGTGAACCGGACCCCGGACTCCTTCTACGACCAGGGAGCCACCTTCCGCGACGAGCCGGCCCTCGCGCGCGTGGAGCAGGCGGTGTCGGAGGGGGCCGCCATCATCGACATCGGCGGGGTGAAGGCCGGACCCGGCGAAGAGGTGACCGCCGAGGAGGAGGCGCGGCGGACGGTCGGCTTCGTGGCCGAGGTGCGCCGCCGTTTCCCGGACGTGATCATCAGCGTGGACACCTGGCGGGCGGAGGTCGGGGAGGCGGTCTGCGAGGCGGGCGCCGATCTGCTGAACGACGCGTGGGGCGGGGTGGACCCGGGGCTCGCAGAGGTCGCCGCGCGGTACGGGGTCGGACTGGTGTGCACGCATGCGGGGGGCGCGGATCCCCGGACGCGTCCGCACCGGGTGACGTACGACGACGTCATGGCGGACATTCTCCGGGTGACCGTGGGGCTGGCGGAGCGCGCGGTGGGGCTGGGGGTGCCGAGGGAGTCGATCATGATCGATCCGGGACACGACTTCGGCAAGAACACGCGGCACAGCCTGGAGGCGACGCGGCGGCTCGACGAGATGGTCGAGACGGGGTGGCCGGTGCTGGTCTCGCTGTCCAACAAGGACTTCGTCGGGGAGACGCTGGACCGTCCGGTGAAGGAACGACTCCTGGGCACGCTGGCCACGACCGCGGTGTCGGCGTGGCTGGGGGCCCAGGTCTACCGGGTCCACGAGGTGGCGGAGACCCGGCAGATCCTGGACATGGTCGCGACGATCGCGGGCCACCGCCCTCCGACGGTGGCCCGCAGGGGTCTGGCGTGA
- a CDS encoding DUF3117 domain-containing protein produces MAAMKPRTGDGPLEVTKEGRGIVMRVPLEGGGRLVVELTPDEADALGDALKKVVG; encoded by the coding sequence ATGGCGGCCATGAAGCCGCGGACGGGCGATGGTCCGCTCGAGGTGACCAAGGAGGGGCGGGGCATCGTCATGCGCGTTCCGCTCGAAGGCGGCGGGCGGCTCGTCGTCGAGCTGACCCCCGACGAGGCCGACGCGCTCGGCGACGCCCTCAAGAAGGTCGTCGGCTGA
- a CDS encoding O-methyltransferase: MCGFPAATDTVTPRQPRGQERVITGNRQTSWAFADAYVAEDEALRWARDRARDAGLRSVSPSTGAALRLLAGAVDAKAVAEIGTGTGVSGIHLLHGMRPDGVLTTVDPEPEHQQFARQAFRACGFASNRARFIPGRALDVLPRLADAGYDLVFCDGDRLEFLDYLAESLRLLRPGGLVAFEGVFANGRTVDSGPQPTEVIRIRELLRAVRESQELVPSLLPVGDGLLCAVKR; encoded by the coding sequence ATCTGCGGGTTCCCGGCGGCAACGGATACAGTCACGCCGAGGCAACCACGGGGACAGGAGAGGGTCATTACCGGCAACCGGCAGACGAGCTGGGCGTTCGCCGACGCCTATGTCGCCGAGGACGAAGCGCTGCGTTGGGCCCGTGACCGGGCCCGCGACGCAGGGCTGCGCTCGGTGTCGCCCAGCACGGGTGCCGCGCTGCGCCTGCTCGCCGGCGCGGTGGACGCCAAGGCGGTCGCCGAGATCGGCACCGGTACCGGCGTCTCCGGGATCCATCTGCTGCACGGCATGCGCCCCGACGGCGTCCTGACCACCGTCGACCCCGAGCCCGAGCATCAGCAGTTCGCCCGGCAGGCCTTCCGGGCCTGCGGCTTCGCCAGCAACCGGGCCCGCTTCATCCCGGGCCGCGCGCTCGACGTCCTGCCCCGGCTCGCGGACGCCGGCTACGACCTCGTCTTCTGCGACGGCGACCGCCTGGAATTCCTGGACTATCTCGCTGAATCGTTGCGCCTGCTGCGCCCCGGCGGTCTGGTCGCCTTCGAGGGCGTCTTCGCCAACGGCCGCACGGTCGACTCGGGACCGCAGCCCACCGAGGTCATACGGATCCGGGAGCTGCTGCGGGCGGTGCGCGAGAGCCAGGAGCTGGTGCCGTCGCTGCTTCCGGTGGGCGACGGACTGCTGTGCGCGGTCAAGCGCTGA
- a CDS encoding anti-sigma factor — MSGSRHDPAERLMAEQHLGDRLSALVDGELGHDTRERVLAHVATCPKCKAEVDAQRRLKNVFAEVAPPPPSESFLARLQGLPGGGADGGSTPTGGGGLDGRFGTSGVFGVRRDESFEFGYAPVRDPGSVLSPGPDRGFRIHPVGRGDRHDAERSRSLRFAFVAAGAVSLAAIALGGMTSVAPTDTTADPRGGSGSGSNVTPARTSGAGSAATPENQRRRATGPLLAQGGQLLRGNAVAPTEVSAPLLPGVPSPAFGQVEQALHRLTTPMLAGAAAMSPLIRPLGTAQPISLTAWTAATAPEVADPGLLAAPVPDTTSAPTSSPSPYRAR, encoded by the coding sequence GTGAGTGGATCCCGACACGATCCCGCCGAACGACTGATGGCGGAACAGCACCTGGGAGACCGGCTCTCGGCCCTTGTGGACGGCGAGCTCGGTCATGACACGCGCGAGCGTGTGCTGGCGCATGTGGCGACCTGTCCGAAGTGCAAGGCGGAGGTCGACGCACAGCGCCGTCTGAAGAACGTCTTCGCGGAGGTCGCCCCACCGCCCCCCTCCGAGAGCTTCCTGGCCCGCCTCCAGGGCCTCCCCGGCGGCGGCGCGGACGGCGGCTCCACGCCGACCGGCGGCGGGGGCCTCGACGGCCGCTTCGGAACGTCCGGGGTGTTCGGCGTGCGCAGGGACGAGTCCTTCGAGTTCGGCTATGCGCCCGTCCGCGACCCCGGCTCCGTTCTGTCGCCCGGCCCGGACCGCGGCTTCCGCATCCACCCCGTCGGGCGCGGCGACCGGCACGACGCCGAGCGCTCGCGCAGTCTGCGGTTCGCGTTCGTCGCCGCCGGCGCGGTGTCGCTGGCCGCGATCGCCCTCGGCGGGATGACCAGCGTCGCCCCGACCGACACCACCGCGGACCCCCGCGGCGGCTCGGGCTCCGGGAGCAACGTGACACCGGCCCGCACCTCCGGCGCCGGCTCCGCGGCCACCCCCGAGAACCAGCGCCGCCGGGCCACCGGGCCGCTGCTCGCCCAGGGCGGCCAGCTGCTGCGCGGCAATGCGGTCGCCCCGACCGAGGTGTCCGCACCGCTGCTGCCCGGCGTGCCCTCCCCGGCCTTCGGGCAGGTCGAGCAGGCCCTGCACCGGCTCACCACGCCCATGCTGGCCGGCGCGGCGGCCATGTCCCCGCTGATACGTCCGCTCGGCACCGCCCAGCCGATCTCGCTGACCGCCTGGACCGCCGCCACCGCCCCGGAGGTCGCCGACCCCGGGCTGCTCGCCGCACCCGTCCCCGACACCACCTCCGCTCCCACCAGCTCACCTTCGCCGTACCGCGCCCGCTGA
- a CDS encoding enoyl-CoA hydratase/isomerase family protein, translated as MADTVLYEVSDGLATITLNRPEAMNALNIAAKVALRDAVRAAADDDAVRAVLLTAAGERAFCVGQDLKEHIGLLVADREAGTGQTMTTVREHYNPIVKALTGMRKPVVAGVNGVAAGAGFGFALAADYRVVADTAAFNTSFAGVALTADSGVSWTLPRMIGPGRAADLLLFPRSISAQEAYELGIANRLVPTSELHAEAAKVARALASGPTVAYGALKEAVAYGLSHSLEETLEKEDELQARAGASEDHAIAVQAFVNKEKPKYLGR; from the coding sequence ATGGCCGACACCGTGCTCTACGAGGTGAGCGACGGGCTCGCGACGATCACGCTGAACCGCCCCGAGGCGATGAACGCGCTGAACATCGCCGCCAAGGTCGCCCTCCGGGACGCGGTACGGGCCGCCGCGGACGACGACGCCGTACGGGCCGTGCTGCTGACGGCGGCCGGCGAGCGGGCGTTCTGCGTCGGGCAGGACCTGAAGGAGCACATCGGACTGCTGGTCGCCGACCGGGAGGCCGGGACCGGGCAGACCATGACGACCGTGCGGGAGCACTACAACCCGATCGTGAAGGCGCTGACGGGGATGCGGAAGCCCGTGGTGGCCGGGGTGAACGGGGTCGCGGCCGGGGCCGGGTTCGGGTTCGCGCTGGCCGCGGACTACCGGGTGGTCGCGGACACGGCGGCCTTCAACACCTCCTTCGCGGGCGTCGCGCTGACCGCGGACTCCGGCGTCTCCTGGACGCTGCCCCGGATGATCGGCCCCGGGCGAGCCGCCGACCTGCTGCTCTTCCCGCGCAGCATCTCGGCGCAGGAGGCGTACGAGCTGGGTATCGCCAACCGTCTCGTGCCGACCTCCGAACTGCACGCCGAGGCCGCCAAGGTCGCGCGGGCGCTCGCCTCCGGGCCGACCGTGGCGTACGGGGCGCTCAAGGAGGCGGTGGCCTACGGGTTGTCGCACTCGCTCGAGGAGACCCTGGAGAAGGAGGACGAACTCCAGGCGCGGGCCGGGGCGTCCGAGGATCACGCGATCGCGGTGCAGGCGTTCGTGAACAAGGAGAAGCCCAAGTATTTGGGCCGCTGA
- a CDS encoding DivIVA domain-containing protein encodes MFLFLVIALAVVVAAVTLAVVGGGEGTGPLPEVAPERLHDPLPPDRPVDRSDVDALRFPLAARGYRMADVDDALNRLAAELEERDARIADLESALSGAEKTLSAAAPHVSMEKPSAEGETP; translated from the coding sequence ATGTTCCTGTTCCTGGTCATCGCGCTCGCCGTCGTGGTCGCCGCGGTGACACTCGCCGTGGTGGGCGGCGGCGAGGGCACCGGCCCGCTGCCGGAGGTCGCCCCCGAGCGACTGCACGACCCGCTGCCCCCGGACCGCCCGGTCGACCGGTCCGACGTCGACGCCCTCCGCTTCCCCCTCGCCGCCCGCGGCTACCGCATGGCGGACGTCGACGATGCCCTGAACCGCCTCGCCGCCGAGCTCGAAGAGCGCGACGCCCGCATCGCCGACCTGGAGTCCGCCCTGTCCGGCGCCGAGAAGACCCTCTCGGCCGCCGCGCCCCACGTCTCCATGGAGAAGCCGTCCGCCGAGGGCGAGACGCCGTGA